The stretch of DNA TCATAATTTCTATAAACAGAAACAGGTTCCCTATTGCAAACTTCTGCTACACTACCTTCAATATTACCTTTTTTTATAATCCATCTTCTGATATCCCCATCTGTTAATGCACCATACAAGCAGTTGTTTTCATCAACAACAAACAAATTCTTTTTTGCACCTGTATTAAGTTTTTTAAGAGCATCTTTTAGGGATGTTTCTTTTTTAATAAAAAGCTTTTTTATATCTATCATACTTATGCTTTTTTTAATTTTAGTAACTGTTCAGCAAGTAATAAATCAATTTTTTCATCAATATCAACCGACCTTTCCTTTGGCATAATATACGCAAATGTTTTGTCTCCGTATAAAGATTTATTCTCTCTGTAAAAATTTACATTCGCCAAATAAATTGCTCCGTTTATCCAATAATAATCAGGCATTTCCTGACGAATTGAATTAGAAACTTTTTTATTAATAAAATCTTTCATATTCAAATCATCAGCAATTGTATTCATCAAATAAGGTGGTTGAGAAACCTGACGAACCGAAACTACCGCTTCTGCTTTTTTTTGAAAATACAATTCAATAGCATTGTCAATATCCTCTACCGTCCTTAATGGCGATGTCGGTTGTAAAAGTATAAAATGCTGAAATAAAATTGATGTCTGAGAATAATAATCAAGCACATGAAAAATTACATCTATGCTTTTTGAATTATCGGTTGAAAGATGCTCCGGACGTAAGAAGGGAATTCTTAGTCCAAAATTTTCTACTGTTTTTTGAATTTTCTCACTATCAGTTGAAACAAAAATCTCATCAATATATTTACTATTTTGAGCCACTTCAATAGTCCATGCAATTAATGGCTTCCCTGCAAGATTAATAATATTTTTATCCTTTAATCCCTTGCTCCCACCACGTGCAGGAATAATTGCTAATATTTTTTCTTTTTTAAACAT from Bacteroidota bacterium encodes:
- a CDS encoding acylneuraminate cytidylyltransferase family protein, with the protein product MFKKEKILAIIPARGGSKGLKDKNIINLAGKPLIAWTIEVAQNSKYIDEIFVSTDSEKIQKTVENFGLRIPFLRPEHLSTDNSKSIDVIFHVLDYYSQTSILFQHFILLQPTSPLRTVEDIDNAIELYFQKKAEAVVSVRQVSQPPYLMNTIADDLNMKDFINKKVSNSIRQEMPDYYWINGAIYLANVNFYRENKSLYGDKTFAYIMPKERSVDIDEKIDLLLAEQLLKLKKA